A region of Rosa chinensis cultivar Old Blush unplaced genomic scaffold, RchiOBHm-V2 RchiOBHmChr0c22, whole genome shotgun sequence DNA encodes the following proteins:
- the LOC112181301 gene encoding receptor-like protein EIX2 isoform X1: MARLNLSEAVNWPQSLSKLTLLTELQLSQCNLPDVNLRSLSFINSSTSLQLLDLSWNSLNSSIFYWIANVSSNFVHIDLSFNNLESPIPDVFTSMLSLVTLYLSSNQLEGLIPDVFTSMLSLVTLDLSRNQLEGGIPKSFQNLCSLESLTLWSNQLSENIEDSVKTLSCAENTLETLHLCLNQLWGSWPDLKRFSKLRELDLSINQLNGSVPESVGQLSSLEFLSLGGNSFTGVITESHFLNLSRLQILELSGNRFSINLSSDWNPPFQLGLLGMSSCKVGPAFPKWILTQTNLTLLYLSNAGLSGSLPNKFWDLFSGLSDLDLSMNQIHGKLLNLSLTSLSYVNLSSNLFSGAVPSFSPMLGEMYLSNNRFSGPLSSLCATQSPNLRSADISKNLLSGELPNCWMQFQELQVLNLGKNKLSGKIPSSLGNLQGIVILRLRDNNFSGELPSLENCTRLSIVDLGNNNLSGKIPTWIGQSLPKLVILRLRSNEFSGIIPLSLCTLAAIHVLDLSHNNISGGLPHCFNNISQSANNHHIHYPSFTNVLVNSELMWKGIEREFGKNLAGMRSIDMSSNCLMGEIPQSIANMTELKSLNLSRNYLTGKLPENFGNMKMLESLDLSRNQISGKIPTSLASLNFLSVLDLSHNNLSGRIPSGTQLQGFNASAYMGNLGLCGPPLTPNCPPDGATQADDNKEYDNDGLISLGFFISAVLGFVIGFWMVCGSLLLKTSWRYAYFIFLDNAKDWIYVKTAVYKAKVQRRLQR, translated from the coding sequence ATGGCACGGCTGAATTTGTCTGAGGCTGTGAATTGGCCACAATCTTTAAGCAAGCTCACTTTACTGACAGAGCTTCAGTTATCCCAGTGTAACCTTCCTGATGTCAATCTAAGATCACTTTCCTTTATTAattcttccacctctcttcaACTCCTTGACCTCTCTTGGAACTCTCTTAATTCTTCAATATTTTATTGGATAGCCAATGTCAGTAGCAACTTTGTCCATATTGATCTCTCTTTCAACAATCTCGAAAGTCCCATCCCAGATgtcttcacaagcatgctttctCTAGTAACACTATATCTGTCTTCGAATCAACTTGAAGGTCTCATCCCAGATgtcttcacaagcatgctttctCTAGTAACACTAGATCTGTCACGGAATCAACTTGAAGGTGGGATACCAAAAAGCTTTCAAAACTTATGCAGCTTAGAATCGTTGACCTTATGGTCAAACCAATTGTCTGAAAACATTGAGGACTCTGTTAAAACCTTGTCTTGTGCTGAGAACACACTTGAGACCTTGCACTTGTGTTTGAACCAACTTTGGGGGTCCTGGCCAGATTTGAAACGTTTTTCAAAGTTAAGAGAGTTAGATCTTTCCATTAATCAACTAAATGGCTCTGTACCCGAGAGTGTCGGGCAACTCTCTAGCCTTGAATTTTTATCTCTCGGGGGTAATTCTTTCACTGGTGTCATAACAGAATCCCACTTTCTGAACCTCTCTCGTTTACAGATTTTGGAGCTTTCTGGTAATCGTTTCTCTATCAACCTGAGCTCTGATTGGAATCCACCATTTCAACTTGGTTTGTTAGGCATGTCCTCTTGCAAGGTGGGCCCAGCTTTTCCCAAGTGGATTCTAACGCAGACAAATCTTACTCTGCTTTATCTCTCTAATGCTGGACTATCAGGATCATTACCTAATAAGTTTTGGGATCTATTTTCCGGCTTATCTGATTTAGATCTCTCTATGAACCAAATCCATGGAAAACTGCTGAATCTGTCATTGACAAGCTTGAGTTATGTTAACTTGTCTTCTAATCTATTTTCTGGCGCAGTGCCATCATTTTCTCCTATGCTAGGAGAGATGTATCTCTCGAATAATAGGTTTTCAGGACCTTTGTCTTCCTTATGTGCAACGCAGTCTCCAAATTTAAGGTCTGCTGACATTTCTAAGAACCTATTGTCTGGGGAGCTTCCTAATTGTTGGATGCAATTTCAAGAATTGCAAGTGTTGAATTTGGGAAAGAATAAATTATCTGGAAAAATACCAAGCTCGTTAGGTAATCTACAGGGAATTGTGATATTGCGTTTACGTGATAACAACTTTTCAGGTGAATTGCCTTCTTTAGAGAACTGTACCAGATTATCGATAGTTGACCTTGGCAACAATAACTTGTCGGGAAAGATTCCAACATGGATTGGCCAAAGCCTACCAAAGTTGGTGATTCTACGCTTACGGTCTAATGAGTTCAGTGGAATCATACCCTTGTCCTTGTGCACTCTAGCTGCCATTCATGTATTGGACCTCTCTCACAACAACATTTCCGGAGGCTTGCCGCATTGCTTCAATAACATCAGCCAAAGCGCTAATAATCATCATATCCATTATCCTTCTTTCACTAATGTGTTAGTTAATTCAGAACTCATGTGGAAGGGAATAGAAAGAGAGTTTGGGAAAAATCTTGCTGGTATGAGAAGCATTGACATGTCAAGCAACTGTTTGATGGGGGAAATTCCTCAAAGTATAGCAAATATGACAGAGTTGAAATCACTGAATCTGTCAAGAAACTATTTGACAGGAAAGCTTCCCGAAAACTTTGGTAACATGAAGATGTTGGAATCTCTTGATTTGTCAAGAAACCAGATATCTGGTAAAATTCCTACAAGTCTTGCGAGCTTAAACTTTCTTAGTGTCTTGGACTTATCACACAACAACTTGTCAGGAAGAATTCCGTCAGGCACCCAACTTCAGGGTTTTAATGCTTCTGCATATATGGGAAATCTTGGACTTTGTGGACCACCGCTGACACCAAATTGCCCACCAGATGGAGCAACTCAAGCTGATGATAACAAAGAATATGATAATGATGGTCTCATAAGCCTGGGATTTTTTATCAGTGCTGTGCTAGGATTCGTCATTGGATTTTGGATGGTCTGCGGCAGTCTACTGCTTAAGACTTCTTGGAGATATGCTTATTTCATATTCCTGGACAATGCAAAAGATTGGATTTATGTCAAAACCGCTGTGTACAAGGCAAAAGTGCAAAGGAGACTTCAAAGATAA
- the LOC112181305 gene encoding receptor-like protein EIX1: MLPLCSLHIIFVIMFYSIMSGRSVHSVLVGLVCLALASAICCSSVGSSNNIMCLESERHALLQFKQGLVDESNALASWENKKDCCKWRGIACNNQTGHVTRLDLPFISFNYTEVPLRGEISHSLLELPYLNYLDLSYNDFGGMIIPKFIGSLSQLKELKLAAADFSGPVPPQLGNLSNLHTLDLSFNDFEGMMVPKFIGSLSQLKELKLAAADFSGPVPPQLGNLSNLHTLDLSFNDFEGMMVPKFIGFLSQLKELKLAAADFSGPVPPQLGNLSNLHTLDLSVNHDASSETLSGYLIFLP, translated from the coding sequence ATGCTTCCACTCTGCAGTTTGCATATCATCTTCGTAATCATGTTTTACAGTATAATGAGTGGTAGATCTGTGCATTCTGTTTTGGTTGGGCTTGTGTGCCTGGCCCTTGCCTCTGCTATTTGTTGTTCAAGTGTTGGAAGCTCCAACAACATTATGTGCTTGGAGAGTGAAAGACATGCTCTTCTCCAGTTCAAACAAGGCCTTGTGGATGAGTCCAATGCTCTTGCTTCTTGGGAAAACAAGAAAGATTGCTGCAAGTGGAGAGGAATAGCGTGCAACAACCAAACAGGTCATGTCACAAGACTTGATTTGCCCTTTATATCTTTCAATTATACTGAAGTTCCTTTAAGAGGTGAAATTAGTCATTCACTACTTGAATTGCCATATCTAAATTACTTGGACCTCAGTTATAATGATTTTGGAGGAATGATCATTCCCAAGTTCATTGGCTCTTTGAGTCAATTGAAAGAACTCAAACTTGCAGCTGCTGATTTCAGTGGACCTGTTCCTCCCCAACTTGGAAACCTCTCTAATTTGCATACTCTTGATCTTTCCTTCAATGATTTTGAAGGAATGATGGTTCCCAAATTCATTGGCTCTTTGAGTCAATTGAAAGAACTCAAACTTGCAGCTGCTGATTTCAGTGGACCTGTTCCTCCCCAACTTGGAAACCTCTCTAATTTGCATACTCTTGATCTTTCCTTCAATGATTTTGAAGGAATGATGGTTCCCAAATTCATTGGCTTTTTGAGTCAATTGAAGGAACTCAAACTTGCAGCTGCTGATTTCAGTGGACCTGTTCCTCCCCAACTTGGAAACCTCTCTAATTTGCACACTCTCGATCTTTCCGTGAACCATGATGCTAGTTCTGAAACCTTGAGTGGTtatctcatctttcttccttga
- the LOC112181301 gene encoding receptor-like protein EIX2 isoform X2 yields MARLNLSEAVNWPQSLSKLTLLTELQLSQCNLPDVNLRSLSFINSSTSLQLLDLSWNSLNSSIFYWIANVSSNFVHIDLSFNNLESPIPDVFTSMLSLVTLYLSSNQLEGLIPDVFTSMLSLVTLDLSRNQLEGGIPKSFQNLCSLESLTLWSNQLSENIEDSVKTLSCAENTLETLHLCLNQLWGSWPDLKRFSKLRELDLSINQLNGSVPESVGQLSSLEFLSLGGNSFTGVITESHFLNLSRLQILELSGNRFSINLSSDWNPPFQLGLLGMSSCKVGPAFPKWILTQTNLTLLYLSNAGLSGSLPNKFWDLFSGLSDLDLSMNQIHGKLLNLSLTSLSYVNLSSNLFSGAVPSFSPMLGEMYLSNNRFSGPLSSLCATQSPNLRSADISKNLLSGELPNCWMQFQELQVLNLGKNKLSGKIPSSLGNLQGIVILRLRDNNFSGELPSLENCTRLSIVDLGNNNLSGKIPTWIGQSLPKLVILRLRSNEFSGIIPLSLCTLAAIHVLDLSHNNISGGLPHCFNNISQSANNHHIHYPSFTNVLVNSELMWKGIEREFGKNLAGMRSIDMSSNCLMGEIPQSIANMTELKSLNLSRNYLTGKLPENFGNMKMLESLDLSRNQISGRIPSGTQLQGFNASAYMGNLGLCGPPLTPNCPPDGATQADDNKEYDNDGLISLGFFISAVLGFVIGFWMVCGSLLLKTSWRYAYFIFLDNAKDWIYVKTAVYKAKVQRRLQR; encoded by the exons ATGGCACGGCTGAATTTGTCTGAGGCTGTGAATTGGCCACAATCTTTAAGCAAGCTCACTTTACTGACAGAGCTTCAGTTATCCCAGTGTAACCTTCCTGATGTCAATCTAAGATCACTTTCCTTTATTAattcttccacctctcttcaACTCCTTGACCTCTCTTGGAACTCTCTTAATTCTTCAATATTTTATTGGATAGCCAATGTCAGTAGCAACTTTGTCCATATTGATCTCTCTTTCAACAATCTCGAAAGTCCCATCCCAGATgtcttcacaagcatgctttctCTAGTAACACTATATCTGTCTTCGAATCAACTTGAAGGTCTCATCCCAGATgtcttcacaagcatgctttctCTAGTAACACTAGATCTGTCACGGAATCAACTTGAAGGTGGGATACCAAAAAGCTTTCAAAACTTATGCAGCTTAGAATCGTTGACCTTATGGTCAAACCAATTGTCTGAAAACATTGAGGACTCTGTTAAAACCTTGTCTTGTGCTGAGAACACACTTGAGACCTTGCACTTGTGTTTGAACCAACTTTGGGGGTCCTGGCCAGATTTGAAACGTTTTTCAAAGTTAAGAGAGTTAGATCTTTCCATTAATCAACTAAATGGCTCTGTACCCGAGAGTGTCGGGCAACTCTCTAGCCTTGAATTTTTATCTCTCGGGGGTAATTCTTTCACTGGTGTCATAACAGAATCCCACTTTCTGAACCTCTCTCGTTTACAGATTTTGGAGCTTTCTGGTAATCGTTTCTCTATCAACCTGAGCTCTGATTGGAATCCACCATTTCAACTTGGTTTGTTAGGCATGTCCTCTTGCAAGGTGGGCCCAGCTTTTCCCAAGTGGATTCTAACGCAGACAAATCTTACTCTGCTTTATCTCTCTAATGCTGGACTATCAGGATCATTACCTAATAAGTTTTGGGATCTATTTTCCGGCTTATCTGATTTAGATCTCTCTATGAACCAAATCCATGGAAAACTGCTGAATCTGTCATTGACAAGCTTGAGTTATGTTAACTTGTCTTCTAATCTATTTTCTGGCGCAGTGCCATCATTTTCTCCTATGCTAGGAGAGATGTATCTCTCGAATAATAGGTTTTCAGGACCTTTGTCTTCCTTATGTGCAACGCAGTCTCCAAATTTAAGGTCTGCTGACATTTCTAAGAACCTATTGTCTGGGGAGCTTCCTAATTGTTGGATGCAATTTCAAGAATTGCAAGTGTTGAATTTGGGAAAGAATAAATTATCTGGAAAAATACCAAGCTCGTTAGGTAATCTACAGGGAATTGTGATATTGCGTTTACGTGATAACAACTTTTCAGGTGAATTGCCTTCTTTAGAGAACTGTACCAGATTATCGATAGTTGACCTTGGCAACAATAACTTGTCGGGAAAGATTCCAACATGGATTGGCCAAAGCCTACCAAAGTTGGTGATTCTACGCTTACGGTCTAATGAGTTCAGTGGAATCATACCCTTGTCCTTGTGCACTCTAGCTGCCATTCATGTATTGGACCTCTCTCACAACAACATTTCCGGAGGCTTGCCGCATTGCTTCAATAACATCAGCCAAAGCGCTAATAATCATCATATCCATTATCCTTCTTTCACTAATGTGTTAGTTAATTCAGAACTCATGTGGAAGGGAATAGAAAGAGAGTTTGGGAAAAATCTTGCTGGTATGAGAAGCATTGACATGTCAAGCAACTGTTTGATGGGGGAAATTCCTCAAAGTATAGCAAATATGACAGAGTTGAAATCACTGAATCTGTCAAGAAACTATTTGACAGGAAAGCTTCCCGAAAACTTTGGTAACATGAAGATGTTGGAATCTCTTGATTTGTCAAGAAACCAGATATCTG GAAGAATTCCGTCAGGCACCCAACTTCAGGGTTTTAATGCTTCTGCATATATGGGAAATCTTGGACTTTGTGGACCACCGCTGACACCAAATTGCCCACCAGATGGAGCAACTCAAGCTGATGATAACAAAGAATATGATAATGATGGTCTCATAAGCCTGGGATTTTTTATCAGTGCTGTGCTAGGATTCGTCATTGGATTTTGGATGGTCTGCGGCAGTCTACTGCTTAAGACTTCTTGGAGATATGCTTATTTCATATTCCTGGACAATGCAAAAGATTGGATTTATGTCAAAACCGCTGTGTACAAGGCAAAAGTGCAAAGGAGACTTCAAAGATAA